One Cohnella candidum genomic region harbors:
- a CDS encoding DUF2306 domain-containing protein, whose translation MILITQESAKSGSAKWLVAALLLLSIVPLAAGAVRLVQLAGGAEITPANARFFASPAPVVLHIVSASVFAILGPFQFAPRFRRRRPARHRVMGRLLVPCGLLVGLSGLWMTVFYPRPEGTGELLYVLRLLFGTAMLVSMFLGFTTIRRGDVIRHRAWMMRGYAIGMGAGTQVFTQLAGTLIFGQPNELSGALFMGAGWVINLTVAEWAIRKRRTRG comes from the coding sequence ATGATATTGATTACCCAAGAGTCCGCAAAATCCGGTTCGGCGAAATGGCTCGTCGCCGCATTGCTGTTGCTCAGCATCGTACCATTGGCCGCCGGTGCCGTTCGCCTGGTCCAACTGGCCGGCGGCGCCGAAATTACGCCGGCTAACGCACGTTTTTTTGCTTCGCCCGCGCCGGTCGTGCTGCATATCGTGAGCGCCAGTGTGTTCGCGATTTTGGGTCCTTTCCAATTCGCCCCCCGTTTCCGGCGGCGAAGGCCGGCACGGCATCGCGTCATGGGGAGACTGCTGGTTCCATGCGGTCTTCTGGTCGGGCTTTCAGGGCTGTGGATGACGGTGTTTTACCCCCGCCCTGAGGGTACAGGCGAACTTCTCTATGTGCTGAGGCTCCTGTTCGGTACGGCTATGTTGGTGTCCATGTTTCTCGGTTTTACGACGATCCGGCGGGGAGATGTCATTCGGCACCGCGCATGGATGATGCGAGGTTACGCGATCGGGATGGGCGCGGGGACGCAGGTGTTCACCCAGTTGGCCGGGACGTTGATCTTCGGACAACCGAACGAGCTCAGCGGAGCGCTGTTCATGGGAGCCGGCTGGGTGATCAATCTTACCGTGGCAGAATGGGCGATACGCAAGAGGAGGACGAGAGGATGA
- a CDS encoding YmaF family protein, translated as MKISKDDFVSGFVPNHNHGSVDYTSVADGHVHQCLDVTSPPIPTEDGSHIHYTEGYVVFEHGHKHAYKAYSSPAIPVGNGMHVHYYDFHTTTDDGHSHRVRGVDMPAPGNK; from the coding sequence TTGAAAATTTCGAAGGATGATTTCGTTTCCGGATTCGTTCCGAATCATAACCACGGGTCCGTAGATTACACTTCCGTTGCGGACGGACACGTGCATCAATGTCTCGATGTTACTTCTCCCCCGATTCCGACCGAGGACGGCAGTCACATCCACTACACGGAAGGTTACGTGGTGTTTGAGCACGGGCATAAGCACGCCTACAAAGCTTATTCCAGTCCGGCCATCCCGGTCGGGAACGGCATGCACGTGCATTACTACGACTTCCACACGACGACGGATGACGGGCACAGTCACCGCGTGCGCGGGGTCGATATGCCTGCACCGGGAAACAAGTGA
- a CDS encoding LysR family transcriptional regulator, producing the protein MELLQLQYFLEVARLEHVTEAAKSLHVTQSSLSKTIQRLEEDLGVPLFDRVGRKLRLNEFGGQFLRRAERALFELEQGRQELRDLSGPEHGTLKLAVGTAGALPQILREFRQKRPQIQFQVQMLNIQEMLALLHRGEVDFCLSSPPIREEDIECRIVFVDPILVAVPMGHRLANRNRVSFTELKDEWFVGVKKGHGTRDLVDSVCRSSGFEPQYVFEGNEPARLSALVEAGIGLSFIPSTSVNPRENVRYLEVEERELIREIALLWHKSRYLSRAAQEFREVVIDYFASLPKVNR; encoded by the coding sequence ATGGAACTTCTTCAATTGCAATATTTTCTCGAGGTCGCCAGATTAGAGCATGTGACGGAAGCGGCGAAAAGCCTGCACGTGACCCAATCGTCGCTGAGCAAAACGATTCAACGGTTGGAGGAGGATTTAGGGGTCCCTCTGTTCGATCGAGTAGGAAGGAAACTGCGGTTAAATGAGTTCGGAGGGCAATTTCTTCGCCGCGCGGAAAGAGCTCTATTCGAATTGGAGCAGGGGCGGCAGGAGCTGCGCGACTTGTCGGGTCCTGAGCACGGCACGCTTAAGCTGGCTGTGGGTACGGCAGGAGCGTTGCCCCAAATCCTTCGGGAGTTCCGCCAAAAAAGACCTCAAATCCAATTTCAAGTGCAAATGCTGAACATCCAGGAAATGCTGGCGCTTCTTCATCGGGGAGAGGTCGATTTCTGTTTGTCTTCTCCTCCGATCCGAGAGGAGGACATCGAATGCCGGATCGTGTTCGTAGATCCGATTCTCGTAGCCGTCCCCATGGGACATCGATTGGCGAACAGAAACCGCGTGTCCTTCACGGAGCTCAAAGATGAATGGTTTGTCGGGGTCAAGAAAGGTCACGGTACGCGTGATTTGGTGGATTCCGTATGCCGGTCGTCCGGATTCGAACCTCAATACGTGTTCGAAGGAAATGAGCCTGCCAGGTTAAGCGCCTTGGTTGAAGCCGGAATCGGCCTCTCTTTCATTCCAAGCACTTCCGTGAATCCACGGGAAAATGTCCGGTATCTCGAAGTCGAGGAACGCGAGTTGATACGGGAAATCGCTCTGCTATGGCACAAGAGCCGCTACCTTTCACGGGCTGCGCAGGAATTCCGAGAAGTGGTCATCGACTATTTCGCGTCCCTGCCGAAGGTAAACCGCTGA
- a CDS encoding MFS transporter yields MGRRSWWLMISVGLGILLNPLNSSMVSVAIPELQHAFHLDFTAVSWIIISFYIASAVAQPVMGKASDLFGRRKIFLLGLTTALLASCVAPLSPSFGWLVLFRILQSIGTSMMVAVGMAIVRIHITEKQSTALSVLSIFLSGAAAFGPFMGGILIHGWDWRAIFIVNLPFVAASFLLAWLTIPKDEPVTTMASRMTPRQWMTRMDMTGILLFTTGLVALLIGILAAKSSGNVTPLHVIAFLTGAVLLVAFVRHELKSASPFIPLRTFARYPAMTRVNVEFMLVNVLYYSLFFGLPSYLQTVRHVNEFDTGILMLSLGLCSLAASPFAGRWIEKSGPRPAQFTSAILMTFGSVWIVFLHPSSPVFSVCVALAAFGVSNGLNNVAMQAAMFNSSPKEIIGVASGLFNTSRYIGTILSSLLIGIVMGGKFNFAGFRVLGIILTVIAMTLVWLNRRRRASLIPVSAER; encoded by the coding sequence ATGGGAAGACGCAGTTGGTGGTTGATGATTTCGGTAGGATTGGGAATTCTGTTGAACCCATTGAATTCTTCCATGGTTTCCGTGGCCATTCCGGAGTTGCAGCATGCCTTTCATTTGGACTTTACGGCGGTATCTTGGATCATCATTTCTTTCTATATTGCGAGTGCCGTCGCGCAGCCGGTCATGGGCAAAGCGAGCGATTTATTCGGCCGCCGAAAGATCTTTCTCCTCGGACTCACGACAGCGTTGTTAGCTTCATGTGTCGCTCCGCTGTCACCGAGCTTTGGATGGCTTGTATTGTTCAGAATCTTGCAATCCATCGGAACGAGCATGATGGTAGCTGTAGGGATGGCCATCGTAAGAATTCACATCACGGAGAAGCAATCGACTGCGCTGTCGGTCTTGTCCATCTTCCTATCGGGAGCAGCCGCATTCGGACCCTTTATGGGCGGCATTTTGATCCACGGGTGGGATTGGCGTGCGATCTTTATCGTCAACCTCCCTTTTGTGGCGGCCAGTTTCCTGCTCGCTTGGTTGACGATTCCCAAGGACGAACCGGTCACGACCATGGCAAGCCGCATGACGCCTCGCCAATGGATGACACGGATGGATATGACAGGCATCCTGCTTTTCACGACGGGCCTGGTAGCCCTCCTCATCGGAATACTGGCCGCGAAATCCTCCGGAAATGTGACGCCGCTGCATGTCATCGCCTTCCTGACCGGCGCCGTTCTCCTTGTTGCTTTCGTAAGGCATGAGTTAAAATCAGCGTCGCCCTTCATCCCTCTGCGCACCTTCGCCCGGTATCCGGCAATGACTCGGGTCAATGTCGAATTCATGCTCGTAAACGTCCTCTATTACTCGCTCTTTTTCGGGCTTCCATCCTATTTGCAAACGGTCCGTCATGTCAACGAATTCGATACGGGGATTCTCATGCTCAGTTTAGGCTTGTGTTCGCTTGCCGCTTCTCCGTTCGCGGGACGATGGATAGAGAAATCGGGGCCCCGGCCGGCGCAGTTCACGTCCGCGATATTGATGACATTCGGTTCCGTTTGGATCGTGTTCTTGCATCCCTCTTCACCTGTGTTCAGCGTTTGTGTGGCCCTGGCTGCATTCGGAGTGAGCAACGGGTTAAACAATGTCGCCATGCAAGCGGCTATGTTCAACAGTTCGCCGAAAGAAATCATCGGCGTGGCCTCGGGACTGTTCAATACATCAAGATATATAGGCACGATACTGTCTTCGTTGTTGATCGGCATCGTCATGGGCGGCAAATTCAACTTTGCGGGTTTCAGGGTCCTTGGGATTATTCTCACGGTTATCGCAATGACGTTGGTCTGGTTGAACCGCCGCCGGCGGGCTTCGTTGATCCCGGTTTCGGCCGAACGATGA
- a CDS encoding Ig-like domain-containing protein → MSSKQEPMIKLQPGGTAPIISYNVPEPTTYSGRNFIDLQFPDSYFKPSTSANSLRSMAAEGERAAAVTQPSAAQEMSGAEILKSVAAIYPEERISPRLAKLTEEEVLRMEAAGKKLNLYKSMTGALTYNFIDASSIGDETALSADTHSATNAGLARLAVAQPDGDTPPIANLMMDDGDGGGGDPLPEPIVVSVAITSPAANATINGPYTGAVFNVTGYASNSGDGSISQVQVKVGAGTYQNAQLNDDGSWVLPNVTVNVDGTLSISAKAYHSFGTKTATRTISVTVALAAAPDITLPTVAITSPTPGKYFKTDGASMISVTVEGTASDNRSVSKVEISLDNGAFVTADSTNGWANWKKTLSVAPGNHTLSVKCTDGAGNAGTASQTFSVDAAPPSLNISTPLQNAQIAGTNSNGAVIEVTGTASDASGIKQVEVSLDLNPMFVRATPKATGDWSTWKASIPTKEPGIHIITVRCTDLADNVIEKSVSVNVTILPEVSSRLKRIILVESYRLSSFLGNYGAGRTLKTFTLLPGEKTKISIRSYTQKEETFKEASTIVDSVTDEIADEFEKSMGNEQTDKKNYDESFKYSVNAEASASWGWGSASVSAGVSGGTNAAREQFARNIANSTHKHIAKASSRRSMEVNTSYEVKTTSGEETSIVREIENINVGRSLNFVFRQMNQEFITLLHLVDLRIGFFKVDIVNGAEKYTYKEVTLPQLDALLAEIVIPEKRNEVRNSIINQLMNIFDYQDRHHRFVEDKPFKDVNGNDIPLSNYLRVKKDYVSTYNDDASGTHISVPGIILAANRHVLRTEGVMVEALLGQGEALDPYSRGLQTETVREKSLRNELLEREIKMKQMALDILESRDEFAAKLFGLINTPPAAEEEETESTASSDSSRVLNGVRS, encoded by the coding sequence ATGTCCAGCAAACAAGAACCGATGATCAAGCTTCAACCCGGCGGCACGGCTCCGATTATCAGCTACAACGTGCCCGAACCCACCACTTACAGCGGAAGGAACTTTATCGACCTGCAGTTTCCGGACAGCTACTTTAAGCCCAGCACAAGCGCGAACTCGCTGAGGTCTATGGCGGCGGAAGGGGAGCGCGCCGCTGCCGTAACGCAGCCATCCGCTGCTCAGGAAATGAGCGGAGCCGAAATCTTGAAATCGGTGGCCGCGATTTATCCGGAAGAACGGATCAGCCCGCGCCTGGCCAAGCTTACCGAAGAAGAAGTGCTCCGCATGGAGGCGGCAGGCAAGAAGCTGAACTTGTATAAATCGATGACCGGAGCGTTGACGTACAACTTTATCGACGCTTCTTCCATCGGCGACGAAACTGCGCTCTCCGCCGACACGCACTCCGCGACCAATGCGGGATTGGCGAGGCTAGCCGTCGCGCAACCGGATGGGGATACGCCTCCGATCGCAAATCTCATGATGGATGACGGCGATGGCGGTGGCGGTGATCCACTCCCCGAGCCTATTGTCGTATCCGTTGCCATCACGTCTCCGGCCGCGAACGCGACGATCAACGGTCCGTACACCGGTGCGGTGTTCAACGTTACCGGCTATGCCTCCAACAGCGGAGACGGTTCGATCTCCCAAGTGCAAGTGAAAGTCGGTGCCGGCACGTACCAAAACGCTCAATTAAACGACGATGGAAGCTGGGTGCTCCCCAACGTCACCGTGAACGTGGACGGAACGCTTTCGATTTCAGCGAAGGCCTACCACTCGTTCGGAACCAAAACCGCCACCCGTACGATCAGCGTCACCGTAGCTCTCGCAGCGGCTCCCGACATTACGCTGCCCACGGTTGCGATCACTTCGCCGACGCCGGGAAAATACTTCAAAACGGATGGCGCATCCATGATCAGCGTTACCGTGGAAGGGACGGCCTCGGACAATCGATCGGTCTCCAAAGTGGAGATTTCGCTCGATAACGGAGCATTCGTGACGGCCGACAGCACGAACGGCTGGGCGAATTGGAAGAAGACGCTTTCCGTCGCGCCCGGCAATCATACCTTGTCCGTTAAGTGCACCGACGGAGCCGGCAACGCCGGGACGGCCAGCCAAACCTTCTCCGTCGACGCGGCTCCGCCGAGCTTGAATATTTCCACGCCGCTGCAGAACGCGCAGATCGCCGGCACGAATTCGAACGGCGCGGTCATCGAAGTGACGGGAACGGCTTCGGACGCAAGCGGCATCAAACAGGTAGAAGTGTCGCTCGATCTGAATCCCATGTTCGTCCGCGCGACGCCGAAAGCGACGGGGGACTGGTCGACGTGGAAGGCGTCGATTCCGACGAAGGAACCCGGCATTCATATCATCACGGTTCGTTGCACTGACCTCGCGGATAATGTCATCGAGAAGTCGGTTTCGGTGAACGTCACGATTTTGCCGGAAGTGAGCTCCAGGCTCAAACGCATCATTTTGGTCGAGTCGTACCGGTTGTCTTCCTTCCTCGGCAATTACGGCGCCGGACGTACGCTGAAGACGTTCACGCTGCTACCCGGCGAGAAGACGAAAATCAGCATCCGCTCTTATACGCAGAAGGAAGAGACCTTCAAAGAAGCCTCGACGATCGTCGATTCGGTGACCGACGAAATCGCCGACGAATTCGAGAAATCGATGGGCAACGAGCAGACGGATAAGAAAAATTACGACGAGAGCTTCAAGTACAGCGTGAACGCGGAAGCCAGCGCAAGCTGGGGTTGGGGCAGCGCGTCGGTCAGCGCAGGCGTGAGCGGCGGAACGAATGCGGCACGCGAGCAATTCGCCCGCAACATTGCGAACAGTACGCACAAGCACATCGCCAAGGCGTCTTCTCGCCGTTCCATGGAGGTCAACACGAGTTACGAAGTGAAGACGACGTCGGGAGAAGAAACGTCGATCGTCCGCGAAATCGAGAACATCAACGTCGGCCGCTCGCTCAACTTCGTTTTCCGCCAAATGAACCAAGAATTCATTACGCTGCTTCATCTCGTCGATTTGCGCATCGGATTTTTCAAAGTCGATATCGTGAATGGAGCGGAGAAGTACACGTACAAGGAAGTCACGCTGCCGCAGCTGGACGCGCTGCTCGCGGAGATTGTCATTCCCGAGAAGCGTAACGAGGTTCGCAATTCGATCATCAATCAGCTGATGAATATTTTCGATTACCAAGACCGCCATCACCGGTTCGTGGAGGACAAGCCGTTCAAGGACGTGAATGGCAATGACATTCCGCTGTCCAACTATTTGAGGGTCAAAAAGGATTATGTCTCCACCTATAACGACGACGCCAGCGGGACGCATATCTCCGTGCCGGGCATCATCTTGGCGGCGAACCGCCACGTACTACGGACCGAAGGCGTCATGGTGGAGGCGCTCTTGGGGCAAGGAGAGGCGCTGGATCCGTACTCGCGCGGCTTGCAAACCGAAACGGTCCGCGAGAAGTCGCTCCGGAACGAACTGCTCGAACGGGAAATCAAGATGAAGCAAATGGCGCTCGATATCCTCGAATCGCGCGACGAATTTGCCGCCAAGCTCTTCGGCCTCATCAACACGCCGCCGGCCGCCGAGGAGGAAGAAACCGAAAGCACCGCCTCTTCGGATAGCAGCCGGGTTTTGAACGGAGTAAGATCCTAA
- the gabT gene encoding 4-aminobutyrate--2-oxoglutarate transaminase: MTNEERSAVNARKFVTGCAEGPGPRTKELIARRRQAVAQGVSNNHPLFVQKAEGAIIEDVDGNRYLDFAGAIGTVNAGHCPPEVVEAVRKQLDAFLHTCFHVGMYEPYVTLAEKLAEITPGSFAKKAMFMNSGAEAVENAVKIARKYTGKPGIVSFTRGFHGRTLLGMSLTSKVKPYKFQMGPFAPSTYKAQFPYPFYRPSSMTEEQYSAYCVSRFEDFLLTEAAPEEIAAVIMEPVQGEGGFIVPPASFVQGIFRICRAHGILFIADEIQTGFGRTGEMFASTIFGIEPDLMTLSKSLAAGFPISAVVGRAEIMDAPNPGEIGGTYGGSPLGCVAALAVIEKMERENLPARARVIGETIRGYFDALKPQYPCVGEVRGLGAMCAIEIVDPETGKPGKELAAQIIRASFAKGVVLLSAGVHGNVIRFLMPLVITDDQLREGLEIIGEALAESSRN, from the coding sequence ATGACGAACGAGGAGAGGTCCGCGGTGAATGCCCGCAAGTTCGTAACCGGTTGTGCCGAGGGGCCTGGGCCGCGAACTAAGGAGCTTATCGCAAGGAGACGCCAGGCGGTCGCACAAGGGGTAAGCAACAACCATCCTCTCTTCGTGCAGAAGGCGGAAGGAGCGATAATCGAGGATGTGGACGGAAACCGGTACCTGGATTTCGCCGGCGCGATCGGCACGGTCAATGCCGGGCATTGTCCGCCCGAAGTGGTGGAAGCCGTTCGCAAGCAGCTCGATGCCTTCCTTCACACTTGTTTTCATGTCGGCATGTATGAGCCCTATGTAACGCTCGCGGAGAAACTGGCGGAAATCACGCCCGGATCGTTCGCGAAAAAGGCGATGTTCATGAACAGCGGCGCCGAAGCGGTGGAGAATGCGGTGAAGATCGCCCGCAAATATACGGGGAAACCGGGCATCGTGTCCTTTACCCGGGGGTTCCATGGACGCACGCTGCTGGGCATGTCGCTGACAAGTAAGGTGAAGCCTTATAAGTTCCAGATGGGACCCTTCGCGCCTTCCACGTATAAAGCGCAGTTTCCTTATCCGTTCTACAGACCCTCTTCCATGACGGAAGAGCAATACTCGGCGTATTGCGTGAGCCGGTTCGAAGATTTCCTGCTGACGGAGGCGGCTCCGGAGGAGATCGCGGCCGTCATTATGGAACCGGTGCAAGGAGAAGGGGGCTTCATCGTTCCGCCGGCATCATTCGTCCAAGGAATTTTCCGAATTTGCCGCGCCCATGGTATTCTGTTTATCGCCGACGAAATCCAGACCGGATTCGGACGTACCGGCGAGATGTTCGCCAGCACGATTTTCGGCATCGAACCCGACCTGATGACGCTCTCCAAGTCGCTGGCGGCGGGATTCCCGATCAGCGCGGTCGTGGGCAGAGCGGAAATCATGGACGCCCCGAATCCGGGCGAAATCGGCGGAACTTACGGCGGAAGCCCGCTCGGATGCGTCGCCGCGCTTGCGGTCATCGAGAAGATGGAGCGGGAAAACTTGCCGGCGCGGGCACGAGTGATCGGTGAGACGATCCGCGGTTATTTCGACGCGTTGAAGCCGCAGTATCCGTGTGTCGGAGAAGTAAGAGGTTTGGGCGCCATGTGCGCCATCGAAATCGTCGACCCGGAAACGGGCAAACCCGGCAAAGAGCTGGCGGCGCAGATTATACGGGCGAGTTTCGCCAAAGGGGTCGTGCTGCTCAGCGCAGGCGTGCACGGCAACGTCATCCGGTTCCTTATGCCGCTCGTCATCACGGACGATCAACTGCGGGAGGGACTTGAGATTATCGGCGAAGCGCTGGCCGAGTCGAGCCGCAACTGA
- a CDS encoding NAD(P)-dependent alcohol dehydrogenase, which translates to MKAIVYERYGPPEVLRLQDVAKPVPKDDEILIRVHAATAAAGDWRMRKADPFLARLFNGLWRPKRVRILGFELAGIVEATGSRVTRFKPGDAVYAACGNGFGAYAEYKCLPETGAVALMPVNTTFEEAAAVPVGACTALYFLRKGQIQPGKRVLVYGASGSVGTYAVQLAKHFGAEVTGVCSTSNVELVQSLGADQVIDYTKEQLSEDGPAYDIIFDTVGKSPLEICAKRLTQSGIYLSAFHVSLSAMMRGLRIRSRTGKKVIGGSMKENAEDLSYLKNLIEEGALRAVIDRRYPLEQAAEAHRYVEQGHKKGNVVLTVRS; encoded by the coding sequence ATGAAAGCAATCGTATACGAGAGGTACGGACCGCCGGAGGTCCTGCGGCTGCAGGACGTCGCCAAACCCGTCCCCAAAGACGATGAAATCCTGATTCGGGTACATGCGGCAACCGCTGCTGCGGGGGATTGGCGAATGCGCAAGGCGGATCCTTTTCTCGCGCGTCTATTCAACGGTTTGTGGAGACCGAAACGCGTTCGGATTCTCGGGTTTGAATTGGCAGGCATCGTCGAGGCTACGGGCAGCCGAGTGACTCGATTCAAACCTGGAGACGCCGTCTATGCCGCCTGTGGAAACGGCTTCGGCGCCTACGCCGAATACAAATGCCTGCCGGAGACCGGTGCCGTTGCTCTTATGCCGGTGAACACGACGTTCGAGGAAGCGGCTGCCGTTCCGGTCGGGGCATGTACGGCCCTGTATTTTCTGCGGAAAGGCCAGATCCAACCAGGCAAACGCGTACTCGTTTATGGGGCTTCAGGCAGCGTCGGGACGTATGCCGTGCAGCTTGCCAAGCATTTCGGCGCGGAAGTGACCGGCGTATGCAGCACCTCAAACGTGGAACTGGTCCAATCGCTGGGTGCCGACCAAGTCATCGATTATACGAAAGAGCAGCTCTCGGAAGACGGTCCGGCCTACGATATCATTTTCGATACGGTGGGGAAGAGCCCGCTTGAGATTTGCGCAAAGCGGCTTACGCAGAGCGGCATCTACCTCAGCGCATTCCATGTGAGTCTATCAGCGATGATGCGAGGGTTACGGATTCGCTCCCGAACGGGCAAGAAGGTCATCGGCGGATCGATGAAAGAAAACGCGGAGGACTTATCCTATTTAAAAAATCTGATCGAGGAAGGCGCGCTGCGCGCAGTCATCGACCGCAGATATCCGTTGGAGCAAGCCGCAGAGGCCCACCGCTACGTGGAGCAGGGCCACAAGAAAGGGAACGTCGTCCTCACCGTACGGAGTTAA
- a CDS encoding aldehyde dehydrogenase family protein, protein MKKHLYIDGQWIEAETYVTLFSPYDGRAIAEVPSANEREVDAAISAAERAKPAMRQMPAHRRAAILEKLAALLQERREEAALIIAREAAKPLKTALAEVDRTVQTYKFAAEEAKRIQGETIPLDAAPGGENRIGYTIREPLGVVAAITPFNFPMNLVAHKVGPAIASGNTVVLKPANQTPLSAYFIGELLEEAGLPAGALNIVSGSGRAIGDLLVTDPRIAKITFTGSPEVGVSIRAKAGLKRVTLELGSNSALIVDDHVNLDSIIARCVTGAYSYQGQVCISLQRIYVVGNKFEEFAAKFIAVAGQLKLGDPLDPATDVSALITKKDVERSLEWIEEAKEHGAEVALGGFAEGGMLHPTVLLNVSPHASVSCKEAFAPIVLINKAESVEEAVEFVNDSDFGLQAGIYTNDIHTALNAAERLQVGGVMVNDIPTFRVDQMPYGGVKNSGMGREGVKYAIEEMTELKLIVINRN, encoded by the coding sequence ATGAAAAAACATTTATATATCGACGGACAATGGATAGAAGCCGAAACGTATGTCACCTTGTTTTCTCCTTACGACGGACGGGCGATCGCCGAAGTCCCTTCCGCGAACGAACGGGAGGTGGATGCGGCGATCTCGGCGGCCGAACGCGCCAAACCGGCGATGAGGCAGATGCCCGCCCATCGGCGCGCCGCCATTTTGGAGAAACTCGCCGCCTTGCTGCAGGAACGCAGAGAGGAAGCGGCCCTCATCATTGCACGGGAGGCGGCAAAACCGCTCAAGACGGCCCTCGCTGAGGTAGACCGAACCGTACAGACCTATAAATTCGCTGCGGAAGAAGCAAAGCGGATCCAAGGAGAAACCATCCCGCTGGACGCCGCCCCGGGAGGAGAAAACCGAATCGGCTATACGATCCGGGAACCCCTCGGTGTCGTCGCCGCGATTACGCCGTTTAATTTCCCGATGAACCTGGTCGCCCATAAGGTCGGTCCGGCGATCGCTTCGGGCAACACGGTCGTGCTGAAGCCGGCCAACCAGACGCCGCTGTCCGCTTACTTCATCGGCGAGCTGCTGGAGGAAGCGGGACTTCCGGCCGGTGCGCTGAACATCGTGTCCGGCAGCGGCAGAGCGATCGGCGACTTGCTCGTGACGGACCCGAGAATAGCCAAGATCACGTTCACCGGAAGCCCGGAAGTCGGCGTTTCGATCCGGGCGAAAGCCGGTCTGAAACGCGTCACGCTGGAACTCGGATCGAACTCCGCGCTGATCGTGGACGATCACGTGAACTTGGACTCGATCATCGCCCGTTGCGTGACGGGTGCTTATTCCTATCAAGGACAAGTGTGCATTTCTCTGCAAAGGATTTATGTCGTGGGGAACAAATTCGAGGAGTTCGCAGCGAAGTTCATTGCCGTTGCGGGCCAGCTCAAGTTAGGCGATCCGCTTGATCCGGCCACCGACGTGTCCGCGCTTATCACGAAAAAAGACGTGGAACGTTCTCTCGAGTGGATTGAAGAAGCGAAGGAGCACGGCGCGGAAGTCGCGTTAGGCGGCTTTGCGGAAGGCGGAATGCTGCATCCCACGGTGCTGCTGAACGTGAGTCCTCACGCCTCGGTGTCCTGCAAGGAGGCCTTCGCCCCGATCGTGCTGATCAACAAAGCGGAATCGGTCGAGGAAGCGGTCGAATTCGTGAACGATTCGGACTTCGGCCTCCAAGCCGGCATTTACACGAATGACATCCATACGGCATTAAATGCGGCCGAGCGTCTGCAGGTCGGCGGCGTCATGGTCAACGACATTCCGACCTTCCGCGTGGACCAGATGCCGTACGGCGGCGTGAAGAACAGCGGCATGGGCCGGGAAGGCGTGAAGTACGCCATCGAGGAAATGACGGAATTGAAGCTGATCGTTATCAATCGTAATTAA
- a CDS encoding diaminopimelate dehydrogenase encodes MGIRVGIVGYGNLGRGVRKAIQQNEDLELVAVFTRRDPALMEPEEGIRFVHIDLAPDYRDKIDVMLMCGGSATDLPEQTPWMAEWFNTVDSFDTHAKIPEFYETVDAVARKSNHVSVISTGWDPGLFSMNRLLAESILPQGHAYTFWGKGVSQGHSDAIRRVPGVKAGVQYTIPVEGVVQRIRAGETPELETRDKHLRHCYVVAEQGADRAAIEKAIVSMPNYFADYDTKVTFVTEEELQKEHGGLPHGGFVIRSGITGNGTKQIIEFGLQLESNPEFTASVLVAYARAAYRLHREGQSGAKTVFDIPLGHLSPKSSEELRKHLL; translated from the coding sequence ATGGGTATTCGAGTGGGGATCGTCGGATATGGAAATTTGGGTCGCGGCGTTCGTAAAGCCATCCAACAAAACGAGGATTTAGAGCTGGTCGCCGTGTTTACGAGACGGGATCCGGCCCTGATGGAGCCTGAAGAAGGCATCCGGTTCGTACATATCGACTTGGCTCCGGACTACCGGGACAAAATCGACGTCATGCTCATGTGCGGGGGCTCGGCGACGGATTTGCCGGAGCAAACGCCATGGATGGCCGAATGGTTCAACACCGTGGACAGTTTCGATACGCATGCTAAAATTCCGGAATTTTACGAAACGGTAGACGCCGTGGCGCGCAAATCCAATCATGTGAGCGTAATCTCAACGGGGTGGGACCCCGGCCTTTTCTCGATGAATCGGCTTCTGGCCGAATCGATTTTGCCGCAGGGACATGCGTATACCTTCTGGGGCAAAGGCGTGAGCCAAGGCCACTCCGATGCCATTCGCCGGGTTCCGGGAGTGAAAGCCGGCGTTCAATACACCATTCCCGTGGAAGGAGTGGTTCAACGCATTCGGGCCGGGGAAACTCCCGAACTGGAAACCCGGGATAAGCATCTCCGTCATTGCTACGTTGTAGCTGAGCAAGGAGCAGACCGGGCGGCCATCGAGAAGGCTATCGTGTCCATGCCCAATTATTTTGCGGACTATGACACGAAGGTGACGTTCGTAACGGAAGAAGAGCTGCAAAAGGAGCATGGCGGCTTGCCGCACGGAGGATTCGTTATCCGAAGCGGCATCACGGGTAATGGAACGAAGCAGATCATCGAGTTCGGCTTGCAATTGGAAAGCAACCCCGAGTTTACGGCCAGCGTCCTGGTTGCATACGCCAGAGCGGCTTACCGTCTGCATCGGGAAGGGCAATCGGGCGCCAAGACCGTCTTTGATATTCCGCTGGGCCATCTGAGTCCGAAGAGCTCCGAAGAGCTAAGAAAACATCTACTGTAA